A window of the Desulforapulum autotrophicum HRM2 genome harbors these coding sequences:
- a CDS encoding acyl-CoA dehydrogenase, giving the protein MAQSIADRRDQDFVLHEMLSVADLAKHEDFQDFNKKTVDMVITEARNLAIKEVLPTQKEGDEHGCTLNNGKVTIPECFRKPFKLFCEGEWIAMCDDPEYGGQGMPKVLSIAAGEMFTGANCAFMMYPGLTHGAGKIVEEFGSEAQKKKYLKNLYTGKWAGTMCLTEPEAGSDVGALTTTAKKNDDGTYSIAGNKIFISGGDHDLTENIIHPVLARIEGAPAGTKGISLFLVPKFKINDDGTPGESNDVVCTGLEEKMGIHGNATAALAFGSKGNCIGELIGEENKGMRAMFIMMNEARLGVGMQGFGFATTSYINSVNYAKERVQGVNLMNMFDADPKPVAIINHPDVKRQLLSMKANVDGMRTLLYYTGFLFDKAKTAATPEEKEKWEGLIELLTPVVKSYCTDRSFEVCAQGIQIYGGYGFIKEYPQEQLLRDCKITSIYEGTNGIQAMDLLGRKLGLKKGKPFMDLLGEMNKTVAAAKEIEGLEAMADILQNAINKLGEVAMYMGATAMSANVLHAFASALPFLDATGDVCMAWVELWRAVVAAPKIAKAKKKDVAFYQGQVKTAEYFLSFIIPATLGKMEAIKSNITAIMDMPDDAFAG; this is encoded by the coding sequence ATGGCTCAATCAATAGCAGACCGAAGGGATCAGGATTTTGTCCTCCATGAAATGCTTTCCGTGGCGGACCTTGCAAAACACGAAGATTTTCAAGATTTCAACAAAAAAACCGTGGACATGGTCATAACCGAAGCACGAAACCTTGCCATCAAGGAAGTACTTCCCACTCAAAAGGAAGGTGACGAACACGGCTGCACCCTGAACAACGGCAAGGTGACCATTCCCGAATGCTTTAGAAAGCCCTTTAAACTTTTCTGCGAAGGCGAATGGATCGCCATGTGTGACGACCCGGAATACGGCGGTCAGGGCATGCCCAAGGTGCTTTCCATTGCAGCAGGCGAAATGTTCACGGGCGCCAACTGCGCGTTCATGATGTACCCGGGACTGACCCACGGGGCAGGCAAAATCGTTGAAGAATTCGGATCTGAAGCCCAGAAGAAAAAATACCTGAAGAACCTTTACACGGGCAAGTGGGCAGGCACCATGTGTCTTACAGAACCAGAGGCCGGTTCCGATGTCGGGGCCTTGACCACCACGGCTAAAAAAAACGATGACGGCACCTACTCGATCGCAGGCAACAAGATCTTCATCTCAGGCGGAGACCACGACCTGACCGAAAACATCATCCATCCGGTCCTGGCCAGGATTGAAGGCGCACCTGCCGGAACCAAGGGCATTTCCCTGTTTCTGGTGCCCAAGTTCAAAATCAACGACGATGGCACCCCTGGCGAATCAAACGACGTGGTCTGCACGGGTCTTGAAGAAAAGATGGGCATCCACGGCAATGCAACCGCCGCCCTGGCCTTTGGATCCAAGGGCAACTGCATCGGTGAACTCATCGGCGAAGAGAACAAGGGAATGCGGGCCATGTTCATCATGATGAACGAAGCAAGGCTCGGAGTGGGCATGCAGGGTTTCGGTTTTGCCACCACCTCGTATATCAATTCCGTCAACTACGCTAAGGAGCGGGTCCAGGGCGTTAATCTCATGAACATGTTCGACGCCGATCCCAAACCGGTTGCCATTATCAACCACCCGGACGTCAAGCGCCAGCTCCTGTCCATGAAAGCCAACGTGGACGGCATGCGTACCCTTCTCTACTACACAGGATTTCTCTTTGACAAGGCAAAGACAGCCGCCACCCCCGAAGAAAAAGAAAAGTGGGAAGGACTCATCGAGCTTTTGACCCCCGTGGTCAAATCCTACTGTACGGACCGGTCGTTTGAGGTATGCGCCCAGGGCATTCAAATCTATGGCGGTTACGGGTTCATCAAGGAGTACCCCCAGGAGCAGCTCCTGAGGGACTGCAAGATCACCAGTATTTACGAGGGAACCAACGGTATCCAGGCCATGGACCTTCTGGGCCGCAAGCTGGGACTTAAAAAGGGAAAACCCTTTATGGATCTTCTCGGTGAAATGAACAAGACCGTTGCTGCGGCAAAGGAAATCGAGGGTCTTGAAGCCATGGCAGATATCCTCCAGAACGCCATCAACAAGCTTGGTGAAGTCGCCATGTACATGGGCGCCACAGCCATGTCAGCCAATGTTCTCCATGCCTTTGCCTCAGCCCTCCCATTCCTGGACGCCACAGGAGACGTCTGCATGGCATGGGTGGAACTGTGGCGGGCCGTTGTTGCCGCCCCGAAAATTGCCAAGGCAAAGAAAAAGGATGTTGCCTTTTACCAGGGACAGGTTAAGACAGCCGAATATTTCCTCAGTTTTATTATCCCTGCAACCCTTGGAAAAATGGAGGCGATAAAATCCAACATCACCGCCATCATGGATATGCCCGACGACGCCTTCGCCGGTTGA
- a CDS encoding acyl-CoA synthetase, with protein sequence MGMETLYKEVMDLNLMDDNDQKEAAAKAFFEKLNHSKLPEYFNWADEIFEKLHVKERGDQTALIWADIAKPGKLSYTYKELAAKGNQCLNLLRKSGVEKGDNMYMMTPIVPETWFSTYACIKGGVINVPTATSMTMRELKFRFESYAPDVIVADESFTELMDEAIELLGVKPKIKVVLGKKDGWISFSDSEKMPATAEPAKTRSNDLLICFFTSGTTGMPKKVGHTATSYPLGHLSTAVMIGIRPNDVHHNLSAPGWAKWHWSSFFAPLNVGATVVGLNFAALDGERYLKAVEECGVTIFCAPATAWRMFINVDTTNIDLSKLRQSISAGEPVNPDLIKQWKKRTNTEIRDFYGQTESTAMVGNPPWRTGKIRSGSFGYPSFMYDVTLADDEGKELTVRNEPGHMVVRLNRWRPIGLFTEYIGSPEKMASAFVGDFYYTGDKALIDDDGYWWFVSRSDDVIKSSDFRIGPFEVESALAEHEAVNESAVVGVPDPERHQLVKAYVILNKGFQPSRELALDLFQQTIGILAKFKIPRIIEFVTEVPKTISGKIRRIELRENEVARKEKGGAAQANEFFYWDFPELKSKK encoded by the coding sequence ATGGGCATGGAAACTTTGTACAAAGAGGTCATGGATCTGAACCTGATGGATGACAATGACCAGAAAGAAGCTGCGGCAAAGGCTTTTTTTGAAAAACTGAACCACTCGAAACTCCCTGAGTATTTCAACTGGGCAGACGAGATTTTCGAGAAACTACATGTCAAAGAGAGGGGGGACCAGACAGCCCTGATCTGGGCCGATATTGCCAAACCGGGAAAACTATCCTACACCTATAAAGAACTTGCCGCCAAGGGAAATCAATGTCTCAACCTGCTGCGTAAATCGGGTGTGGAAAAAGGGGACAACATGTACATGATGACCCCCATTGTTCCAGAAACCTGGTTTTCCACCTATGCCTGCATCAAGGGTGGGGTGATAAATGTCCCCACCGCCACCAGCATGACCATGCGCGAACTTAAATTCAGGTTTGAATCCTATGCTCCGGATGTCATCGTTGCCGACGAAAGTTTTACCGAGCTCATGGATGAGGCTATTGAACTGCTGGGCGTCAAACCAAAAATCAAGGTGGTGCTAGGAAAAAAAGACGGCTGGATCAGCTTCAGCGATTCTGAAAAGATGCCAGCAACGGCTGAACCTGCAAAAACCCGGTCCAACGATCTTCTAATCTGCTTTTTCACCTCCGGCACCACAGGAATGCCCAAAAAGGTAGGCCACACAGCCACCTCCTACCCCTTAGGGCATCTCTCAACCGCAGTCATGATCGGCATCCGACCGAACGATGTCCATCACAACCTGTCGGCGCCCGGCTGGGCCAAATGGCACTGGAGCAGTTTTTTCGCACCTTTGAACGTGGGCGCCACGGTTGTGGGATTGAACTTTGCTGCTCTTGACGGCGAACGCTACCTCAAGGCCGTTGAGGAATGCGGGGTGACCATTTTTTGCGCTCCTGCTACGGCCTGGAGAATGTTCATCAACGTTGACACGACAAACATAGACCTTTCAAAACTTCGTCAGTCCATTTCTGCAGGCGAGCCCGTCAACCCCGATCTGATCAAACAGTGGAAAAAACGTACAAACACTGAAATCCGGGATTTTTACGGTCAGACTGAATCCACCGCCATGGTAGGCAACCCCCCGTGGAGGACCGGCAAGATACGCTCAGGTTCCTTTGGCTATCCATCGTTCATGTACGATGTCACCCTGGCCGACGACGAAGGCAAGGAGTTGACAGTTCGTAACGAGCCCGGCCACATGGTTGTCCGCCTTAACCGCTGGCGGCCCATCGGCCTTTTTACCGAATACATTGGAAGCCCTGAAAAAATGGCCTCTGCATTTGTTGGTGACTTCTACTACACAGGCGACAAGGCATTAATTGATGATGACGGCTATTGGTGGTTTGTGTCAAGGTCCGACGATGTTATCAAGTCTTCGGATTTCCGCATCGGACCCTTTGAGGTGGAAAGCGCCCTTGCGGAACACGAGGCAGTTAACGAGTCTGCCGTGGTCGGTGTCCCCGATCCCGAACGTCACCAGTTGGTCAAGGCCTACGTGATTCTTAACAAAGGTTTTCAGCCCTCAAGGGAACTTGCCCTGGATCTGTTCCAGCAGACTATAGGAATCCTGGCCAAATTCAAGATTCCCAGGATCATCGAATTTGTCACGGAAGTTCCCAAAACCATCAGCGGAAAGATCCGCAGAATCGAGCTCAGGGAGAACGAGGTTGCCCGCAAGGAAAAGGGCGGTGCTGCCCAGGCAAACGAGTTCTTTTACTGGGATTTCCCGGAACTGAAATCTAAAAAATAA
- a CDS encoding TetR/AcrR family transcriptional regulator, giving the protein MERAMATISRKERDDERRRQEILDTALSIFATKGFHGTTMAQISQDSQYPLGTIYKYFSGKQQMYHDLVLDKVQELGRIFLDVSRRTSDTAHKKLKDALFAQASFYKNNDEVIRIYISERSNIDAVLMPKLNERINRMHDKMVDLFEAIFDQGIRDGEFKAYPAKEIAIVFSDIAHSASWACLFRDEDDEALNERLTMIFEMFTKGVSTN; this is encoded by the coding sequence ATGGAGAGAGCTATGGCAACCATATCCCGCAAGGAACGAGACGACGAGAGACGACGCCAGGAAATTCTGGATACGGCCCTGTCCATATTTGCCACCAAGGGATTTCACGGAACCACCATGGCCCAGATCAGCCAGGATTCCCAATACCCCCTGGGAACCATTTACAAATACTTTTCAGGCAAGCAGCAGATGTACCATGACCTTGTGCTCGACAAGGTCCAGGAGTTAGGACGTATTTTCCTTGATGTCAGCAGGCGAACTTCAGATACAGCCCACAAAAAACTCAAGGATGCCCTGTTCGCCCAGGCAAGCTTTTACAAGAATAACGATGAAGTCATCCGCATCTATATTTCAGAACGTAGCAACATAGATGCAGTACTCATGCCTAAACTCAACGAACGAATCAACAGGATGCACGATAAAATGGTGGATCTTTTTGAGGCCATCTTTGACCAGGGCATCCGCGACGGTGAATTCAAGGCATATCCGGCAAAAGAAATTGCCATTGTCTTCAGCGACATCGCCCACTCTGCCTCCTGGGCCTGCCTGTTCCGGGATGAGGATGATGAGGCCTTAAACGAAAGACTTACCATGATTTTTGAGATGTTCACCAAAGGTGTTTCCACAAATTAA
- a CDS encoding CooT family nickel-binding protein: protein MCEANAYIRNKDKETLVMEAVDLVTPEEGGIRLISIFGDQKFIKGHIDALSLVNHKIYITEE, encoded by the coding sequence ATGTGTGAAGCAAATGCATATATTCGAAACAAGGACAAGGAAACCCTTGTCATGGAAGCTGTTGATCTTGTAACCCCTGAAGAGGGAGGAATCCGACTGATCAGCATCTTTGGCGACCAGAAATTCATCAAGGGCCACATTGACGCCCTTTCCCTGGTCAATCACAAGATCTATATCACGGAAGAGTAA
- a CDS encoding bifunctional acetyl-CoA hydrolase/transferase family protein/GNAT family N-acetyltransferase codes for MNLEEYCPEKLLTAGQGVKKIENGSRVFIGTGCGEPQALIRAMVEDRSIQDIVVYQMLSSTFAKYMNHEDFLYRFSLKLFFISPDMRQAAFEGKIDYIPIYLSQIPGIFASQEIGLDVALVQVSPPDRFGFCSLGISVDITLSGMQNAELVIAQVNHDMPRTWGDSLVHVDEIDYLVIQDEPLVEALPRIKNTKVAQRIGHYVNQLVDDGATIQVGFGHLPDAVVSYLDGKKDLGIHTQVITDGLLPLFKKKVVTNRNKSYLPGRVVASLCMGSKQLYDYVDNNPMFYFRSSEFVNDPNVIARNDNFISISSALEVDLTGQICTDSKGYLFYSGIGDQVDFIRGSCMSKGGFSIIVIPSTAQNDAVSRIVPHLSEGAGVATTRGDIDIVVTEYGIAELRRKSIYQRVMELAQIAHPKFRKQLIDEAKKRRYIFPDQLPPTTQDLLFLDNYHYSMELPMGKHVDFRPVMPSDEFESRQFFYSLQETTIYYRFFNKRKVFSREMLQRQWADVDYMRNMTIIGVMQKGKRKQIVAIGSYAEAGETHAEVAFLVKEELHGMGIGTYLLEVLEGIAKKNRYTTFVATVLAENRKMVRVFQNRYPNSKLVRSGAGEIEIEMAFDQAPVKKEEEKTGD; via the coding sequence ATGAACCTTGAGGAATACTGCCCTGAAAAGCTACTCACAGCAGGTCAGGGTGTTAAAAAAATTGAGAACGGCAGCCGAGTCTTCATCGGTACCGGTTGCGGTGAGCCCCAGGCGCTGATAAGGGCCATGGTTGAGGATCGGTCCATCCAGGATATTGTTGTGTACCAGATGCTCAGCTCCACCTTTGCAAAATATATGAATCACGAGGATTTTCTCTATCGATTTTCCCTGAAGTTGTTTTTCATCAGCCCTGACATGCGCCAGGCGGCATTTGAGGGAAAGATTGACTATATTCCCATTTACCTTTCCCAAATACCGGGAATCTTTGCCAGCCAGGAGATCGGTCTGGATGTGGCCCTTGTCCAGGTGAGTCCCCCGGACCGATTTGGGTTCTGCAGCCTTGGTATCTCCGTTGACATTACCCTTTCTGGGATGCAGAACGCGGAATTGGTGATTGCCCAGGTCAACCATGACATGCCCAGAACCTGGGGGGACAGCCTGGTCCATGTGGACGAGATTGATTATCTTGTGATCCAGGATGAACCCCTGGTGGAGGCCCTTCCCAGGATCAAGAATACTAAGGTTGCCCAGCGGATAGGCCATTATGTGAATCAACTGGTGGATGACGGGGCAACCATTCAGGTGGGATTCGGCCACCTTCCAGATGCTGTTGTTTCGTATCTTGACGGGAAAAAAGACCTTGGCATCCATACCCAGGTGATCACTGACGGGCTGTTGCCCCTTTTCAAGAAAAAAGTGGTGACCAACCGGAACAAGAGCTACCTCCCGGGCAGGGTGGTGGCTTCGTTGTGCATGGGGTCAAAACAGCTCTATGACTATGTGGACAATAACCCCATGTTTTACTTCCGGTCGTCTGAATTTGTCAATGATCCCAATGTCATTGCAAGGAACGATAACTTCATTTCCATAAGTTCGGCCCTGGAGGTGGACCTCACCGGCCAGATCTGCACCGACTCCAAGGGATATCTCTTTTATTCCGGCATTGGCGACCAGGTGGATTTTATCCGGGGATCGTGTATGTCAAAGGGTGGATTTTCCATCATCGTTATTCCGTCTACGGCCCAAAACGATGCCGTTTCAAGGATCGTTCCCCACCTGAGTGAGGGGGCCGGCGTTGCCACCACACGGGGAGATATTGATATTGTGGTGACCGAGTACGGCATTGCTGAGTTGAGGAGGAAGAGCATTTACCAGCGGGTTATGGAGCTTGCCCAGATTGCCCACCCCAAGTTCAGAAAACAGCTCATTGATGAGGCAAAAAAGCGAAGATATATCTTTCCCGACCAGTTGCCACCCACCACCCAGGACCTTTTGTTTCTGGACAATTACCACTACTCCATGGAGCTTCCCATGGGCAAGCACGTGGATTTTCGTCCGGTTATGCCTTCGGATGAGTTTGAGTCAAGGCAGTTCTTCTATTCCCTCCAGGAGACGACTATTTATTACCGGTTCTTTAACAAACGGAAGGTGTTCTCAAGGGAGATGCTCCAGCGCCAGTGGGCCGATGTGGACTACATGAGAAACATGACCATCATCGGTGTCATGCAAAAGGGCAAGCGCAAGCAGATTGTCGCCATCGGATCCTATGCCGAGGCAGGGGAAACCCATGCTGAGGTGGCTTTCCTGGTGAAAGAAGAACTCCATGGCATGGGCATTGGTACCTATCTTCTGGAAGTGCTTGAGGGTATTGCTAAAAAGAACCGCTACACCACCTTTGTGGCAACAGTGCTTGCGGAGAACCGAAAGATGGTGAGAGTGTTCCAGAACCGGTATCCCAATTCAAAGCTGGTACGTTCCGGCGCCGGTGAGATCGAGATTGAAATGGCATTTGATCAAGCACCGGTTAAAAAAGAAGAGGAAAAAACAGGGGATTAG
- a CDS encoding DUF3842 family protein — protein sequence MKPATTYRICVIDGQGGGIGSTIIRKIKDRFGETVEVLALGTNAIATAQMLKSHANRGASGVNAIVQTVRTADLIIGTVGIIMPHAMMGELTPKMAEAIALSPAKKILIPLTQEHIEIVGLASTPLPQLVDELIDAHLANFNNTPKESINV from the coding sequence ATGAAACCTGCAACGACATACAGAATTTGTGTCATAGACGGTCAGGGGGGCGGCATCGGATCGACAATTATCCGCAAGATCAAGGATCGCTTTGGCGAAACCGTTGAAGTGCTGGCCCTTGGCACCAATGCCATTGCAACGGCCCAAATGCTGAAATCCCATGCCAACCGGGGAGCCTCAGGTGTCAATGCCATTGTTCAGACCGTGAGAACGGCCGATCTCATCATCGGCACGGTGGGAATCATCATGCCCCACGCCATGATGGGAGAGCTCACGCCAAAAATGGCTGAAGCCATCGCCCTTTCCCCTGCCAAAAAGATACTTATTCCCCTGACCCAGGAACACATCGAGATCGTTGGCCTGGCATCCACGCCTCTACCCCAGCTTGTGGATGAACTCATCGATGCACACCTGGCAAATTTCAACAACACACCCAAGGAGTCAATCAATGTGTGA
- the gltA gene encoding NADPH-dependent glutamate synthase yields MAVKEKKQAVPRVKMPEQAPEVRRRNFKEVPLGLTDEMAMTEASRCLQCKKPACVEGCPVSVDIPGFVHLIAEGDFAGAAERLWQKNALPAVCGRVCPQEAQCEGNCILGKKGSSVAIGYLERFAADRAREQGGGALPEVAAKTGKRVAVIGSGPSGLTVAGDLVVKGHDVNIFEAFHKPGGVLVYGIPEFRLPKEIVASEVKTLEKLGAKIELNSVVGTTITIEELFEEGFDAVYVGVGAGLPRFMDLPGENLIGVFSANEYLTRANLMKAYLFPEYDTPIARGKNVVVLGAGNVAMDSARTAMRLGAESVKIVYRRSREEMPARAEELHHAEEEGIEFVLLTNPTQFFGNDEGRLVGMECLKMSLGEPDASGRRRPLPIEGSEYRIDCDLVVVSVGAKANPLLTNSTPGLGLNRWGNIVADPVTGKTTKKGVWAGGDIVTGMATVILAMGAGREAADSIHDYLTRGW; encoded by the coding sequence ATGGCAGTTAAAGAAAAAAAACAAGCGGTGCCAAGGGTGAAAATGCCTGAGCAGGCACCCGAAGTCCGGCGCCGAAATTTTAAAGAAGTACCCCTGGGACTGACCGATGAGATGGCCATGACAGAGGCGTCGCGTTGTCTCCAGTGCAAAAAACCGGCCTGTGTGGAAGGGTGTCCGGTATCCGTGGATATTCCAGGTTTTGTCCATCTCATTGCCGAGGGTGATTTTGCAGGTGCTGCAGAACGTCTGTGGCAGAAAAATGCCCTTCCCGCCGTTTGCGGCAGGGTCTGTCCCCAGGAAGCCCAGTGTGAGGGGAACTGCATCCTTGGTAAAAAAGGGTCGTCCGTTGCCATTGGTTATCTGGAGCGGTTTGCCGCAGACAGGGCAAGGGAACAGGGCGGAGGAGCCCTTCCTGAGGTGGCCGCGAAAACAGGGAAAAGGGTTGCCGTCATTGGTTCCGGACCTTCTGGACTTACCGTGGCAGGAGACCTTGTGGTCAAGGGCCATGATGTGAATATTTTTGAGGCCTTTCATAAGCCCGGTGGTGTTCTTGTCTACGGTATTCCGGAATTCAGGCTTCCCAAGGAGATTGTGGCATCCGAGGTTAAAACCCTTGAAAAGCTTGGGGCAAAGATAGAACTCAACAGCGTCGTGGGAACAACCATTACCATTGAAGAGCTTTTTGAGGAAGGGTTTGACGCTGTTTATGTGGGTGTGGGTGCGGGTCTTCCCCGGTTTATGGATCTCCCCGGCGAAAATCTCATCGGTGTATTTTCCGCAAATGAGTACCTCACCCGGGCCAACCTGATGAAGGCCTATCTTTTCCCCGAATATGACACCCCAATTGCCAGGGGGAAAAACGTCGTGGTTCTCGGTGCCGGCAACGTTGCCATGGATTCCGCAAGAACCGCCATGCGTCTGGGTGCTGAATCGGTCAAGATCGTTTATCGCCGTTCCAGGGAAGAGATGCCTGCAAGGGCTGAAGAGCTTCACCACGCAGAAGAGGAGGGGATCGAGTTTGTTCTCCTGACCAATCCCACCCAGTTTTTCGGGAATGATGAAGGCCGCCTCGTCGGCATGGAGTGTCTTAAGATGTCCCTTGGAGAACCTGATGCGTCGGGTAGAAGACGACCCCTTCCCATCGAGGGCTCTGAGTACCGGATCGACTGCGATCTTGTGGTGGTATCGGTCGGTGCAAAGGCCAATCCATTGTTGACCAACTCAACCCCTGGACTCGGCTTGAACCGCTGGGGTAACATTGTTGCCGATCCAGTTACCGGCAAGACCACCAAAAAGGGGGTATGGGCCGGAGGTGATATCGTCACGGGTATGGCTACGGTAATTCTTGCCATGGGGGCGGGCAGGGAAGCTGCCGATTCAATACATGATTACCTGACCCGGGGCTGGTAG
- a CDS encoding NAD(P)/FAD-dependent oxidoreductase, with product MDYDVIIVGGGPAGLFSAFHLVEHSDLRVLMVEKGRRSLSRSCPNHNLQKCLGCEPCNIMAGIGGAGLFSDGKLNFIPRLGKTDLTQFMSLGRAQDLIDETEKIFTRFRMDGPVYPTNMGEAKQIRKEAKRYGIDLLLIKQKHLGSDNLPGYIAKMAGYIEKKGLTIKTSETVVDITQADGRVTGVLTDKGSYTASSVILAPGRIGANWVSTLAQRHGLNVSQRGIEVGVRVEVHNDIMEDLCKVIYDPTFFIQTPTYDDQTRTFCTNLGGFISLENYKDFVCVNGHAYSDKKSQNTNFAFLSKVVLTEPVTDNQAYGESIGRLATIIGGGKPILQRFGDLKRGRRSTWNRINKGFIEPTMTNVVCGDIAMALPERILSNLIEGLEALNQVVPGVSNDETLLYAPEIKFFATQIETDKSLETAIQGLFVAGDGPGVAGNIVSAAATGLIPAKRILANKADRD from the coding sequence ATGGATTACGATGTTATTATTGTAGGGGGGGGGCCTGCCGGGCTTTTTTCGGCATTTCATCTGGTGGAGCATTCGGATTTGAGGGTGCTCATGGTGGAAAAAGGGCGAAGATCCCTTTCCCGCAGTTGTCCTAACCATAATCTCCAGAAATGCCTTGGCTGCGAACCGTGCAACATCATGGCAGGGATCGGTGGTGCAGGGCTGTTTTCAGATGGGAAACTCAACTTCATTCCCCGATTGGGCAAGACCGACCTCACCCAGTTCATGTCCCTTGGCAGAGCCCAGGATCTCATTGACGAGACCGAAAAGATCTTTACCCGGTTTCGCATGGACGGCCCTGTTTATCCGACCAATATGGGCGAGGCAAAACAGATACGTAAAGAGGCAAAGCGCTACGGAATTGATCTGCTGTTGATCAAACAGAAACATCTCGGCAGCGACAACCTGCCCGGTTATATTGCAAAAATGGCCGGATATATTGAAAAAAAAGGTCTTACCATCAAAACCAGTGAGACCGTCGTTGATATCACGCAAGCAGATGGAAGGGTGACGGGGGTCCTAACGGACAAGGGCAGTTACACGGCTTCCAGCGTGATTCTGGCTCCGGGCCGAATCGGGGCCAACTGGGTGTCGACCCTTGCCCAGCGGCACGGTCTCAACGTTTCCCAGCGGGGCATAGAGGTGGGGGTCCGGGTTGAAGTTCATAACGACATCATGGAAGATTTGTGCAAGGTCATCTATGATCCAACATTTTTTATCCAGACGCCAACCTATGATGATCAGACTCGAACGTTCTGCACCAACCTGGGTGGTTTCATCTCCCTTGAAAATTACAAGGATTTTGTTTGCGTCAATGGCCATGCCTATTCAGATAAAAAATCCCAGAATACCAATTTCGCCTTTCTCTCCAAGGTGGTCCTGACTGAACCTGTCACGGATAACCAGGCCTATGGGGAATCCATTGGCCGTCTTGCCACCATTATCGGCGGGGGCAAGCCCATACTCCAGCGTTTTGGCGATCTCAAAAGGGGCCGTCGGTCTACCTGGAACAGGATCAACAAGGGGTTTATCGAGCCGACCATGACCAATGTGGTGTGCGGAGACATTGCCATGGCCCTTCCAGAGCGGATTCTTTCCAATCTCATTGAGGGGCTTGAGGCCCTTAACCAGGTGGTCCCGGGGGTTTCCAACGACGAAACCCTTCTCTATGCACCAGAAATTAAATTTTTCGCCACCCAGATCGAAACGGACAAGAGCCTTGAGACCGCCATTCAGGGGCTGTTCGTTGCAGGTGACGGTCCTGGGGTTGCCGGAAACATTGTCTCTGCCGCCGCCACCGGTTTGATACCGGCAAAACGGATTCTGGCCAACAAGGCCGACAGGGATTAA
- a CDS encoding tRNA dihydrouridine synthase has product MEKKLILAPLQGFTDAPFRQVYPRHFTGFDEALAPFISTMGQARLKPSRIKDVLPENNPLLPVVPQILGNVAEDFIFLARYLADKGYTRVNWNLGCPHSKITKKLRGSGLLCRPDLIDAFLEQVVPAIPCSLSVKVRLGRKTSHEIFDLLPVFDRYPLDEIIVHPRTGVQLYTGTADIDAFERVLAQSRHILVYNGDITDKKGFQVLVDRFPEIRSFMIGRGVLADPFLPATIKGEVRDRTMDLERIKAFHDDLFTTYDGNFYGPSHIAGRMKGFWSYLGPSFPGGEKLFKQIFKSRNREAYLVQTRRFFDEQIPFCPAG; this is encoded by the coding sequence ATGGAAAAAAAATTGATACTTGCTCCACTTCAGGGGTTCACTGACGCACCCTTCAGGCAGGTTTACCCGAGACATTTTACCGGCTTTGATGAGGCCCTGGCACCTTTCATCTCGACCATGGGGCAGGCAAGACTCAAGCCGTCACGAATCAAGGATGTACTGCCTGAGAACAATCCGCTCCTGCCGGTGGTGCCCCAGATTCTTGGTAATGTGGCAGAAGATTTCATCTTCCTTGCCCGTTATCTTGCCGACAAGGGCTACACCCGGGTCAACTGGAATCTGGGTTGCCCCCACTCCAAGATCACCAAAAAACTCAGGGGTTCAGGCCTGTTGTGCCGGCCTGATTTAATAGACGCCTTTTTAGAACAGGTGGTGCCTGCCATTCCCTGTTCACTGTCGGTCAAGGTCAGGCTCGGCCGAAAGACCAGCCATGAGATTTTTGATCTTCTGCCGGTGTTTGATCGTTATCCCCTGGACGAGATTATTGTCCATCCAAGAACCGGGGTGCAGCTTTACACGGGAACAGCAGACATTGATGCCTTTGAACGTGTGCTGGCCCAGAGTCGCCATATCCTTGTTTATAACGGGGATATAACCGATAAAAAAGGATTCCAGGTTCTGGTTGACCGGTTCCCTGAAATTAGAAGCTTCATGATCGGAAGGGGGGTTCTGGCTGATCCGTTTCTACCCGCAACCATCAAGGGGGAGGTCCGGGACAGAACAATGGATCTGGAACGTATCAAGGCCTTTCACGACGATCTTTTTACCACCTACGACGGTAATTTCTACGGTCCCTCCCACATTGCCGGAAGGATGAAGGGGTTCTGGTCCTATCTTGGGCCTTCGTTTCCGGGTGGGGAAAAACTGTTCAAGCAGATATTCAAGTCACGGAACCGGGAGGCCTACCTGGTTCAGACCCGTCGTTTCTTTGATGAACAGATTCCCTTCTGCCCGGCGGGTTAG